The window ATAAAGATTCTTTTCATGGAGGTATATGAGAACAAAGAGTTCCGGGGACAGGGTTTGCAAAAGCCGAGGTGGCTAGCTATGCCGAAACAACGAGGATTCGACAAATTTTTCGCAACTGCTGGGCGCGACTTATCACCGAAAGAGAGTGCTTGGCTTCGCGACGGGAGGCCACGGCATAGAATGTAGGACGCGATTTGTGAAAGGAGTTTCAATGCCCTCGAAACGGAACAATCATCGTCCGACTGCCAAGCTCAGCGCCCAACCCAGGTTGCATCAGAGTGCCAATGAACTTCAGGCCTACGGAACGGTGAATCATCTACTGCCGCTCGAACTGGAAGAGCCGGTCCGACTTGAAATGACGGCGCAGCTCAATCAAGTGCTCGCTGACACCATGACGCTTCGCGATTTGTATAAGAAATCCCATTGGCAAACTGCAGGACCGACCTTCTACCAACTCCATCTTCTTTTCGATAAGCATTACGACGAGCAAGCAGAACTCGTGGACTCGATAGCGGAACGCATCCAGCTGCTCGGTGGCGTCAGCATTGCGATGGCCCACGATGTTGCGGAAACCACTCAGATCGATCGTCCTCCTCGCGGACGCGAAGTGGTGCCGGTGCAACTCTCCCGGCTGCTCGATGCACACCAGGTGATTATTGGTGAAGTGCGCAAGCTGGCTCGCCGCGCATCCGAATTAGGAGACGACGGAACCAATGACCTTCTGATTAGCGAGGTCCTGCGCAGAAACGAACTGCAAGTCTGGTTTGTGAGTGAGCACCTGGTGAACGTGCCCCTTGTGCAGGTGAAGCAAGTCACGGCCGGCGCAGCCTGAACCAGTCCTCTGCAGGAAGATTGTTCAAGAATGAGCATGTCGGTAGAGACGCATACCGCGTCTCTACTGAGCTGTACCTGACTCACGAGCAATCGGCTGAGACCGATTGATAGACCTCCTCCGTTCCCGTGGCCTGCCTGAGGCCTCCACACTGTGTCATCCTGAGGCCTGGTGTTGGCAGAAGGACCTTGCGTTTGCTTTTGCCGTTGCTTTTGCCTTTTGCCCTAACCAACCTCAAACCCAACACGAACCCCAACCGCAAGGTCCTTCGGCGAAAATCACGCCTCAGGATGACACGGTGTGGAAGCAATACGCAGCATGACACAGTGAAAATCCCGGGAACAGACGGGAGGTAATCTCGATTTATCAAAACGGAACTTCCCGATATTGAATGATTTGCCGTCAACATAGGGAACAGGGGACAGGTTACAGAGGACAGAGAAGACAGAGGACCAACAGCAGATCCTTTCCGCCGCGGCGGACTCAGGATGTGAAGTGAACAGCCAACGGAGAACCAGGGGACAGGGTCAGAACCGTTCGCGGTAGCGGATGGGTGAAGTGAACAGCCAAGCAACGGCAACAGCTAGAGCGAACACCCGTTCGACTGCGCTTAGGGCAGGCTCCGGTCACCCATTCGGCC is drawn from Terriglobales bacterium and contains these coding sequences:
- a CDS encoding DNA starvation/stationary phase protection protein; translation: MPSKRNNHRPTAKLSAQPRLHQSANELQAYGTVNHLLPLELEEPVRLEMTAQLNQVLADTMTLRDLYKKSHWQTAGPTFYQLHLLFDKHYDEQAELVDSIAERIQLLGGVSIAMAHDVAETTQIDRPPRGREVVPVQLSRLLDAHQVIIGEVRKLARRASELGDDGTNDLLISEVLRRNELQVWFVSEHLVNVPLVQVKQVTAGAA